The sequence below is a genomic window from Thalassoroseus pseudoceratinae.
GACAACTGCGGTTGCGTGTCTTGTCGCCACCGCCTTCTCTTGGGCATCCGCTGCCGAACCCGCGAGCGAGATTCCCGTCAGCAACCCGTTCGCACCGGCCACGGGACCGGGAATCACCGTTCCGCAAAATCAAGCTCTCCCGGTGAGCAGCCCCTCAGAAGAAGTCGAGAATCCTTTCGCCGCCTTTCCCGCGACACCACCTCAAAAACCCGTCGATCGCACACCGGCACTGCCCCAACCGCGAGGGACTCTCACCTTCGGAAACAGCAAGCCGCGAACGGCTGCACCGACTCCACAGACGACGCTGCAACCGATTCCCGAGGCCAACACCACGCCCATCGACTTTGCCGCCAAGAAACCGGATTTCCCGGAACCGGTGCCTCAGCCAAACTTCCCTGCAAACGCACCGGTTTCCGCCTCGACGAACACAACCTTTCCGGAGTTCTCGATCCAACCCGGATACGCCGCGAAACCCGATTCAGGAGCAGCGTCTTCCGCAGTGATGCTGAAATGGAAGAAAGTTTCGGAAATCAACGTCGGGCAAGCGTGCCACATGGAATTGATGGTTCAGAACAACGGACAACACCCGGCTCACGACGTGACCGTGCAAGGTTACTTCGCTGACAGCGTGCGGTTCCTCAAAGAAACCTCCCCGGCTCCGGTTGTCAAGCCGTCGAATCTGGTTTGGATGCTCGGTTCACTGCAACCGGGAGACGTCCGCAAAATTGACATCCGCTTCGTTCCCACGAAACGGGGCGAACTCGCTGCCTCGGCTTTCGTCCGCTACACAAGCGGCGTGGCCACAACGATGAACGTCGCTGAACCTCTCTTGGAAGTGGCATTGACCGGCCCGAGTGAAGTTCAACTGGGCGATCCGGCGTCGCAAATCATCGCCGTGACAAACCCCGGAACCGGCATCGCTCAGAACGTGGACATCAAAGCCCTGATCCCGCCCGGTCTGGAACACCCCGCCGGCAAACAGTTGGAAATGAATATCGGTTCGTTGAATCCTGGCGAAACTCGACAAGTTCGTTTGGCACTGGCGGCGATCAAAGGCGGAGAGCACTCGGTCCAAGTGATTGCCGAAGCACGACAGTCCAATGGTGGGGAAACGTATCTTCGCAAAGTGACGCAAAGCTCCGTCCGCGTGATCTCACCGAGTGTAAAAATCGCCATGAACGGTCCGGGGCTTCGATACAAAGGCCGAGATGCGGTTTACCGAATTCAAGTGACCAACGACGGCACTGCCGTTTCCAACAACGTCCGTGTTCTGCACAAACTGCCCGCCGGGTTTGAATTCGTCAACGCGGAGAACGGTGGAAAGTACGATGCAAGCAGTCGCAGCATTGGTTGGTTCATCGGCCAACTTGGTGCCGGACAAACCGCGACCGTCACCACCACACTCAAAGCATCGGCATTGGGCGAACAAGAACACCTCGTCTCCGCGTTGACCGATCAAGGCACACGAGCCCAAAGCAAGTTCCAAACGAAAGTGGATGGCGTCGCCGCCTTGGTTCTCGAAGTGAGCGACCAATACGACCCGGTCGAAGTCGGAGCCGACACCTATTACGAAGTGGTTATTCGCAACGAAGGCACCAAAGCCGCCGCGAATGTGATGCTCGCCTGCCAACTCCCGAACGGCGTGCAACTCACCAACACCGACGGACCAACGCAAGCCTCCAAGGCGTCTGATGTCGTCCGGTTCCAACCGCTTCCGACACTCGCTCCCGGCAAGACGGTCACCTTCCGTGTCGGTGTGAAAGGCCAGAAGGATGGTTATCAACGCATCCGAGCCCAACTCGTCAGCGACTCCATCCCCGAACCGCTGACCGTCGAAGAACTCACCCGCTTCTACGGCGAGTGAGGTTCGACGAAACCGATTGAAGTTGAAGGGCACTGCGAATTCGCGGTGCCCTTCAACTATCCGATGGCTTCCATGAAGTCGTCAAGAATGCCCTTGGCGAACACCGTTGGTTTTTGACCGGATGCTTGTTCCCACGACTCGTGAATCCACTCCACCACATCGCTACGCACGGATTCTTCCCGCTCGAATGATCTCAACGCTTCTTCAACCGATTCGTACGGGGCACCAGCGTCCGTGAGTTTCGCCATCAACTGTTTCGACGTTTTCTCATCCAATTCGCCAATGGTCTGCAGAATATAGGCCTGCGCACACAATCGTTCCAAATCCATCGGACGAACTCCCAAGATGACCGTGCACCACCCCTAAAACGATTCCCCCGGCGGAGTGTTGCCGCTTGCAGGCGGGGTGCGTTTGAGGTGGTCGTAGGCGGCCGCCGTCACCATGCGGCCGCGGGGTGTGCGTTGGATAAGTCCACACCGCAGCAGGAACGGTTCGACTTCGTCTTCGAGCGTGTCTGGTGCGACGTGCATCGTGTGAGCGATGGCATTGATGCCCGCCGGTCCGCCGGTGAACACCCCCATCAGCGTTTCGAGATACCGTCGGTCCTGTCGTTCCAAGCCGAGATGATCGACCTCCAACATCGTCAGAGCGTCGTTCGTCAACTCCGTGGTGATTCGGCCATCGGATTTGCTGTCGGCGTAATCGCGTGCCCAACGGAGTAAGTTGTTCGCCTTCCGTGGTGTGCCTCGACTCCGACGAGCAATTTCCTTCGCCGCTTCCGGAGTGATCTCGTTCCGCAGTTTGTTGGCATTTCGAGTGACGATGGTTTCAAGCTCATCATCGTCGTAGAACTCCAAATGCTCCCGCGTAACGAACCGATCTCGCAAAGGCCCGGTCAGCATCCCACTGCGTGTGGTGGCCCCGATGACGGTGAACCGCTGCAAGTCCATGCTGATCGTACGGGCGTTGAGACCTTCACCGAGGGCAATATCGACGCGAAAATCCTCCATCGCCGGATAGATAAATTCCTCGACCGCCGCCGGCAGCCGGTGAATTTCGTCGATGAACAACACACTCCCCCGCCCCGCATTCGTCAAGTACGGCAACAAATCCCGTGGGGCAGTCAGAGCCGGTCCCGAGGTGATTTGGATTTCCGTGCCCAGCTCTTTGGGAATGACGGTCGCCAGCGTCGTCTTTCCGATTCCCGGTGGGCCATCGAGAAGCAAGTGCCCCAACGGTTCAGCCCGTTTCTTCGTGGCATCGAGCACGATCTGCAACCGCTCGACGACCCGTCGTTGACCAACGACATCCTTCAGTCGTGTCGGTCGCAGCGTTTCGTCGTATTGCGCATCGTCCGGATTGAACATCCCCGGACTCGGCGGCACTTCCCCGCCACCGAAATCATCATTTTGAATGATCGCGTCCCGTGCCATCGGTACTCCCTTCGATCGAAACGCCTGCTGCCCAATCCGCCCACGACTCCCCGCCACCAATCCATTCATCCACAACACCGCCTTGAGAAATATCAAATGTTCACGTTAACATGACATTGTTGAGCCAACGTGTGCATTCGTCAAGTCGATGTATTGAGAACCGCAGATTTTATCGGTGAGGTTCCGTGCGGCCGTATTTCCTCAATTGGGTGGTTGAAGGGCCGCGACCAAACCGCCCAAGGCCAACCAAGCCACGAATGAAACAATCGCAGCCCGCCGACTCTTTCTGTAAACAAACCAAGAACACAGTAACATGGCAACGCCACTCAATAGCATGCCAGCGAACCGTATGACATTGTCTGTCGTCAACGCAACGTGATCTAATGCACCTGGTTCACCAATAGACGGTGCAATCGGACCATGCCGAACGTTGTAGTAGGTCATCGCACCGAGAGCAAATAGCCCACCCAGTGTGATGATGAAGCCCAGTATAGCCAGACCGATTCCGCCGACGACATTCCAACGCATCGTTCGACGTCAGCCTTCCGCGACTTCTTCCATGAGTTCATCAGGCATGTTGAAGTTGGCGATGACGTTTTGCACGTCGTCGTTATCTTCCAAGTCGTCGATGAACTTCAACACGCGGCGACCGGCATCGGCGTCAAGTTCGACTGTGTTCTGGGCGATTTGTGTAACTTCCGAATAGCTCGGCGTGAGATTGTGTTCTTCGAGTGCAGTGGTGACGTCGGCGAACGCTTCCGGTGGGCAGGTGACTTCAAAGGCATCGCCCTCGTGCTTCACGTCGTCCGCACCTGCTTCGAGGACGATCTCAAAAAGAGCTTCCTCGCTGGTTTGCTCCTCCGGAATGATGCACAGCCCTTTGCGTTCGAACATATACGCCACGCAGTTTGTGCTACCCAGGTTGCCATTGTGGTTCTCGAAGATCTTCCGAATCTCCGCGGCGGTGCGGTTGCGTTTGTCGGTAAGGATTTCACACATCACCGCGACACCGTCCGGTCCGTAACCTTCGTAGATGACTTCTTCGTAATTCTCGCCATCGAGATCGCCCGTGCCCTTCTTGACGGCTCGTTCGATGTTGTCGTTGGGCATACTCGCTTTGCGAGCTTTGTCGATCGCGTACCGGAGCGCCAAATTCATCACCGGATCGCCACCGCCCTGTCGAGCGGCCACGATGATTTTCCGACTCAGCTTGGCAAACAGCTTGCCTCGCTTCTTGTCGACAACACTTTTCTTCGCGGCGATATTCGCCCAGTGGGAATGTCCTGCCATCTGTCGATATCTACTTCAACGCAAGGTTTCGTGTGAGTCTAAACCGACCGAACGCGGTCGGGTGCGCCGACACGTCGACGGCTTCTACTCTTCGGTTTTGTCTTGGGTTTCCGCATTGGCGGCAGCGAGTTTCTGCTTGATGCGGCCAATCAATTTTTCGTCGGGTTTGACCGCCTCTTTGGCGTCTTTGAGAGCCTTCTGCCACGCATCGACGGCTTTCTTCGGCTGGCCCAGTTCGACGTAGACATCACCGAGGTGATCCCAAATCGTCGCGTCTCCGCCGTCTTCCTGTTCGACGGCCTTCTCCAAGTATGGCAACGCTTCTTTGTGCTGCCCCAGTTTGTAGAGCACCCAGCCCATACTGTCGAGATAAGCCCCATTCTCGGGTTCGGCTTCCAGGGCTTTTTCGATCATCTTCTTCGCCTGCTCCAAGTTCTTGCCTTGGTCGGCGTAGAGATAACCGAGGTCATTGTTGACGGAGACATCATCCGGGTCTTCCGCGTAGACCTTCTCAAGGACTTGCTCACCCTTTCGCATATCACCTTTCTGAACGTAGATATTGGAGATGATATACTGAGCCCGGCGGATCGTGTCCCGATCGGCGGGGAAGTCTTTCTCCAATTGGGCGAAGAGTTCGAGAGCTTTGTCGTAGTTCTCGGCGTAGTACTCGATCCAGGCTTCCTGATAGTGCAACAATGCCACGTTCGGCAGCAGCGTTTTGGCTTCCCGGACGGCTTTCAAAGCCCCGTCGGTGTCGTTGGTCAGCACGCGAGCTTGAGACAGGCGGAACAACCAGTTCGGTTTGCTACCGGCCACGATGGGATCTTCCGATGCCCGCTGAAACCACTTTGCAGCAGCTTCGTAATCCCGAACCTCGAACAGGTACTCACCAAGTTCACTGTAAAGCGTGTTGGACTGACCGCGTTCGGACTCCAACGCGTTCTCGAAGAATTTGACGGCCTCTTCCGTTTTCTCGCTGCGAACCGCCAAACGTCCGGCGACCACGCTTCCGGCGAAGTCCAAGTTCGAATCGGCGAGTTGACGATCGGCCGTCGCAAGAACCTTGTTCAACAGTTTCTCATCCCGTGCAATCGCTTCCAGCTCATCCGCGAGAATTTCGGTATCTTCAACCGCTCCCGCGGAAACGGCTTCCGTCAGAGCCTGCAACAAGTCGGTCGGCTTGTTTTGACGACGATAAACCGACGCCAATCCGGCATACCCTTCCGCACTTTTCGCACGCTCCAATGCAGCGAGATAGAGTTTCTCCGCTTTGCCGAGTTGATCTTTCTCGAGATATTGTTCGGCCAGAAAGAACTGCAAGGTTTGGTTCTTGTTGTCCTTCTCAGCGAGTTTCTCCAAGCGTTCCGTCAACTCATCAGACTGATCGAGCTTCTCCAGAATGTCCGCGAGCAATTCGTACGCTGCACGACCTTTAGATTGCAACTGGGCATCGAAGTATGCCTGAAGTTGCTCCAGCGACTTTTTCGGTTCATCACTTTTAAGGTAAACCCGCGCCAAGTCGAACCCCAAGTGCGCCCGCTGTCCTGGTGACTTTGCGGCGGCCTTCTCGAAGGCTTTCGCAGCGAGTTCCAATCGCTCATCCGCAAGAAACGCTTGCCCACAACGCTCGTAACTCGATGCTGGGTCGGCTTCCAACGCCCGTCGCAGACGGAAATCCAAAGAGTACGTTTCGGGATCGGTCAGGGCTTCGAACACGACGGAATACGAATCGGCGGCTTTCTTCGTTTCGCCGAGTACGCCGTAAATCACGGCCAAGTCGCGGTTCAACGTCACAAACTGGCCGGACTTCTTGTCGAGTGTTTTCGACTGAACCGCCTTCTCTAGTAATTCGACGGCGGTTTCCATATCTCGTTCGGTCGCAAGATGAATTCCCAAGCGACGCAGCAACCGAAAATCATTCGGGTCGAGTTCCACGGCTTTCAGACCGTAACGAACCGCATCGTCTTTCTTCCCCAAGCTAAACGCAAGCGGAACCAACTGCCGATAAATCTCGATCGCCTCGGAGTCGAGTTCGACGGCCTTCTTGTAGGCATCGAGCGCTCCCGTGAAGTCGTTACGACGTTCCCGCAACTCGCCGGTCATGAACCAGGCCATCGCATCCAATCGCGATTGCACACCCGCCGTGCGAGCTTGCTTTGGCACCAACGGTTTCAGCTCGTCATCACCAGGCTGGAGTTGAAAGCCCCGCGTATTGGCTTTTGGTTCTTTGGTCGTCATGGGGTTGCCCGGTTTGACCGGACTGTTCGCCGCCCGCAATTCAGCGGACGAAGTTCCCACGACCAGGAACGCCATCACGAGACTACCGAAGAATCCTCGCATTGCGGAATTGACTGATTCAGAAACAATCGACATACGGTCGCTCTCCGTGCGTAAGTGAAACGTTTGATTCAATCGGGAGTGATTGAACCGCGAACGTCATCGGACATGCCCCCTCTCGAACGGTTTCGCCGAAACCGAACCGATCAAGGACTCCCTATAGGGTACATTCCGCGAGGGAACTTCGTCCAGTGGCCACAGAGAATTGCCAGCCTTCCGAGCATCAGAACCACATGCCAATCAGGACTTCGTCTGCCGACTGGTCTTGCGACTCCCAGTGCTTTTCTTGGAACTCTTTGTTCCCGAGCTGGATGACCGGGATCCGGACTTCTTGCGACTTCCCGACGAACTCGATTTACTCGTCGATTTCGATGACGCCGACTTCTTCGGTCCGTTCTCAAACAAATCTTTGAGCCGGTTCGGTGACGTCATGAGGTCGTAGCCGTCTTCCGGCGGTGGTGTTTCGGCAGGATCGAAGGTTTCGCGGTACTTCGGATCCACCGCAAGACTTCGAATCAGCGAACAGAACTGCGGGCCTTCCGCCTTCCGAATCACCGGTTTTAGTGAGTCCGCCGCTTCCTCGGGAGTCTGACCGGCTTCCACCAAACCCAGCCAAATCAGTGCGTACGTTGTCGAGCGGTCCGCCGGAACGAGATGGCTCCCCAAACACGTTTGGAGAGCATAATTCCGAACGAACGGCGACAGGTTCGGGATTTCCTCGAGTTGCTTGACGGCTTGCTCGAGTGTTTTCCGCTTCAAATCTTCAAGATCGAAGTCGTAGTGTTTCTCGAACACATGTTGCAGCAGGTTTCGCACCATCATCCCACGCAGTTCCGCGTCGGGAAGTTCCTCGAAAACAGCCGCCAACTCGGAAATCGAACTCACGCGGATTTCGTTAAGGTCGAAAAAACTTTCGTGAAGACGCTGGTACGTTTTCTCCGCCTGCTCTTCGGAGGTATCCTCCAAACAGACCGCAAAAACCAGTGTTTCCAATACGGGCAAGTCACTAGTACTTGAACTGCCCTTGTATTGTTTCTTGAGAGCCGTCACAAGTTTCTTGCAAACGGCTTGTTTGTCCGAGTTTTTCGGCTTCTGTGCAGATGCCATGGTGAGTGGTTCTATCTCCTGAGGTCCGATTCGCCGACTCGGTCTCGCAATCGAAATCTAAGGTGGGACGTGTTGACGTTGTTTCAATCCGACGGTTGATCGGTCGTGGATTCTTCATCGGGAGTCGAAGTCGAGTCTTCGGTTTCTGCTAAGAGTTCCCGGAGATGCTTTGCGGTTTCCACGCTTTTCTTGATACCGGGGTCGTTGACGAAGGTCAGGATCGGCGTCCAACGGGTTTCGATTCGATCAGCGATCCGACCTTGCAGATAACCCCGAGCCGACTCCAAACCGTGCAAACACAAGGCTTGCTCTTTTTCGTCTCCCATGATGGAGACATAAACTTTAGCCGACTTGTTGTCTGGAGCGACTTCCGCGTGCAATACGGTGACGTTCTTCACTCGTGGATCACGAAGTTCGAACAACACCGACGTGCTGACCTGCTCCTGAATGGCTCTCGCGATTTTCGCTTGACGCCGCGACTGCATTACCGGTTCCTCGCAAAACGCGTCCGCGACGCAACTTGGACCATGACCAGAATCGAATGGCGGACACAAGCTGCGTGCATCTGTTCCGCGTTTAACAACTTCATCAACTCAAACTCATTCATTCACAACTTACGAGGCTGAGTGTTCCAAAGTTCGCTTCACTTCCCGCACTTTGAAGGCTTCAAACAGGTCCCCTTCTTTCACATCGTTGAACCCGTTGAGACGAATCCCGCATTCCATGCCTTCGCGGACTTCCTTGGCATCGTCTTTTTCACGTTTGAGCGAGGCCAAGTCGTAATCGCCGAGGATTTTTTGGTCGCGAATGACATGCACACGGCTGTTTCGATCGATGGTCCCATTGAGAATCCGGCAACCGGCGATCATCCCGTAACGGCTGACTTTGAAGGTTTGCAACACAATCGCTCGACCGGTCGTCTCTTGCACACGCTCCGGTTCCAACAAGCCTTCGAGAGCCTGTTTGATATGGTCGGTCACTTCGTAGATGATTTCATATCGTCGAATTTCCACGCCTTGCCGTTCGGCGTTTTGAGCCGCTCGGTCTTCCGGGACGACATGGAACGCGATGATGATGGCACCTGCCGCAGCGGCCAACGAGACATCGCTCTCGTTCACGCCACCGACGCCATCGTGGATGAGTTCGGTCCGCACTTCCGGGTGCTCGAACTTGTCGATTTCCCCTTTGAGTGCTTCCAATGAACCCGGCGTATCGGCTTTGAGAATAAGCGGGAGGTCTTTGACACCCGAGTCGCCACTGAGCAACTCTTCCAGTGTTTTTGGCTTCCCGGAAGTCGCAGCCAAGTCTTCCGTGCGTCCGGAGTGACGACGCTCTTCGGCAGTGGTCCTGGCTTCCTCAAGGTCGGTCATGCCGAAGAAGTGATCTCCCGCACCCGGTACCACATCCAACCCGGTAATCTTGACCGGTTGCGACGGCCCAGCCGTCTCAATTTCCCTGCCGAGATCGTCGTACATGGCCCGGACTTTACCGAACGCTTCACCACAAAGGACGACATCGCCAATGGAAAGCGTCCCTTTTTGGATGATCAACCAAGCAATCACACCCCGACCTTCATCACGGAACGCTTCCAAGCAAACCCCAACCGCTGGGCGATCGGCGTTGGCTTTCAGTTCCTCGATTTCCGCCGTGAGCAGAATTGTTTCCAAGAGTGTGTCGATTCCCTGCCCCGTCGCTGCCGACGTTCGCACGACTTCGACTTCACCACCCCACTCGACCGGAAGGATCTCGTGGGCTGTCAGGTCTTGCAGGACTTTTTGCTCGTTGGTATCGGGCAAGTCGA
It includes:
- the ruvB gene encoding Holliday junction branch migration DNA helicase RuvB — encoded protein: MARDAIIQNDDFGGGEVPPSPGMFNPDDAQYDETLRPTRLKDVVGQRRVVERLQIVLDATKKRAEPLGHLLLDGPPGIGKTTLATVIPKELGTEIQITSGPALTAPRDLLPYLTNAGRGSVLFIDEIHRLPAAVEEFIYPAMEDFRVDIALGEGLNARTISMDLQRFTVIGATTRSGMLTGPLRDRFVTREHLEFYDDDELETIVTRNANKLRNEITPEAAKEIARRSRGTPRKANNLLRWARDYADSKSDGRITTELTNDALTMLEVDHLGLERQDRRYLETLMGVFTGGPAGINAIAHTMHVAPDTLEDEVEPFLLRCGLIQRTPRGRMVTAAAYDHLKRTPPASGNTPPGESF
- the rbfA gene encoding 30S ribosome-binding factor RbfA; protein product: MQSRRQAKIARAIQEQVSTSVLFELRDPRVKNVTVLHAEVAPDNKSAKVYVSIMGDEKEQALCLHGLESARGYLQGRIADRIETRWTPILTFVNDPGIKKSVETAKHLRELLAETEDSTSTPDEESTTDQPSD
- a CDS encoding YebC/PmpR family DNA-binding transcriptional regulator, with protein sequence MAGHSHWANIAAKKSVVDKKRGKLFAKLSRKIIVAARQGGGDPVMNLALRYAIDKARKASMPNDNIERAVKKGTGDLDGENYEEVIYEGYGPDGVAVMCEILTDKRNRTAAEIRKIFENHNGNLGSTNCVAYMFERKGLCIIPEEQTSEEALFEIVLEAGADDVKHEGDAFEVTCPPEAFADVTTALEEHNLTPSYSEVTQIAQNTVELDADAGRRVLKFIDDLEDNDDVQNVIANFNMPDELMEEVAEG
- a CDS encoding HhH-GDP family DNA glycosylase; the protein is MASAQKPKNSDKQAVCKKLVTALKKQYKGSSSTSDLPVLETLVFAVCLEDTSEEQAEKTYQRLHESFFDLNEIRVSSISELAAVFEELPDAELRGMMVRNLLQHVFEKHYDFDLEDLKRKTLEQAVKQLEEIPNLSPFVRNYALQTCLGSHLVPADRSTTYALIWLGLVEAGQTPEEAADSLKPVIRKAEGPQFCSLIRSLAVDPKYRETFDPAETPPPEDGYDLMTSPNRLKDLFENGPKKSASSKSTSKSSSSGSRKKSGSRSSSSGTKSSKKSTGSRKTSRQTKS
- a CDS encoding tetratricopeptide repeat protein, which codes for MSIVSESVNSAMRGFFGSLVMAFLVVGTSSAELRAANSPVKPGNPMTTKEPKANTRGFQLQPGDDELKPLVPKQARTAGVQSRLDAMAWFMTGELRERRNDFTGALDAYKKAVELDSEAIEIYRQLVPLAFSLGKKDDAVRYGLKAVELDPNDFRLLRRLGIHLATERDMETAVELLEKAVQSKTLDKKSGQFVTLNRDLAVIYGVLGETKKAADSYSVVFEALTDPETYSLDFRLRRALEADPASSYERCGQAFLADERLELAAKAFEKAAAKSPGQRAHLGFDLARVYLKSDEPKKSLEQLQAYFDAQLQSKGRAAYELLADILEKLDQSDELTERLEKLAEKDNKNQTLQFFLAEQYLEKDQLGKAEKLYLAALERAKSAEGYAGLASVYRRQNKPTDLLQALTEAVSAGAVEDTEILADELEAIARDEKLLNKVLATADRQLADSNLDFAGSVVAGRLAVRSEKTEEAVKFFENALESERGQSNTLYSELGEYLFEVRDYEAAAKWFQRASEDPIVAGSKPNWLFRLSQARVLTNDTDGALKAVREAKTLLPNVALLHYQEAWIEYYAENYDKALELFAQLEKDFPADRDTIRRAQYIISNIYVQKGDMRKGEQVLEKVYAEDPDDVSVNNDLGYLYADQGKNLEQAKKMIEKALEAEPENGAYLDSMGWVLYKLGQHKEALPYLEKAVEQEDGGDATIWDHLGDVYVELGQPKKAVDAWQKALKDAKEAVKPDEKLIGRIKQKLAAANAETQDKTEE
- a CDS encoding DUF11 domain-containing protein; amino-acid sequence: MQRATWIGLGLTTAVACLVATAFSWASAAEPASEIPVSNPFAPATGPGITVPQNQALPVSSPSEEVENPFAAFPATPPQKPVDRTPALPQPRGTLTFGNSKPRTAAPTPQTTLQPIPEANTTPIDFAAKKPDFPEPVPQPNFPANAPVSASTNTTFPEFSIQPGYAAKPDSGAASSAVMLKWKKVSEINVGQACHMELMVQNNGQHPAHDVTVQGYFADSVRFLKETSPAPVVKPSNLVWMLGSLQPGDVRKIDIRFVPTKRGELAASAFVRYTSGVATTMNVAEPLLEVALTGPSEVQLGDPASQIIAVTNPGTGIAQNVDIKALIPPGLEHPAGKQLEMNIGSLNPGETRQVRLALAAIKGGEHSVQVIAEARQSNGGETYLRKVTQSSVRVISPSVKIAMNGPGLRYKGRDAVYRIQVTNDGTAVSNNVRVLHKLPAGFEFVNAENGGKYDASSRSIGWFIGQLGAGQTATVTTTLKASALGEQEHLVSALTDQGTRAQSKFQTKVDGVAALVLEVSDQYDPVEVGADTYYEVVIRNEGTKAAANVMLACQLPNGVQLTNTDGPTQASKASDVVRFQPLPTLAPGKTVTFRVGVKGQKDGYQRIRAQLVSDSIPEPLTVEELTRFYGE